In Indicator indicator isolate 239-I01 unplaced genomic scaffold, UM_Iind_1.1 iindUn_scaffold_67, whole genome shotgun sequence, a single window of DNA contains:
- the ATP5MC2 gene encoding ATP synthase F(0) complex subunit C2, mitochondrial has product MYACAKFISTPALVRRSSRVLCQPLSASVLSSPEAQTEQARLGARRALRTSVAHRDIDTAAKFIGAGAATVGVAGSGAGIGTVFGSLIIGYARNPSLKQQLFSYAILGFALSEAMGLFCLMVAFLILFAM; this is encoded by the exons ATGTACGCCTGTGCAAAGTTCATCTCCACTCCTGCTCTA GTGAGGAGGAGCTCACGGGTGCTATGCCAGCCCCTCTCTGCCTCCGtgctgagcagccctgaggcCCAGACAGAGCAG GCGAGGCTGGGTGCCCGCCGTGCCCTCAGGACGAGCGTGGCTCACCGGGACATCGACACCGCCGCCAAGTTCATCGGCGCCGGCGCCGCCACCGTGGGGGTGGCAGGGTCCGGCGCTGGCATCGGCACCGTCTTCGGCAGCCTCATCATCGGCTACGCCAG GAACCCTTcgctgaagcagcagctcttctcctATGCCATCCTGGGCTTTGCCCTCTCCGAGGCCATGGGGCTCTTCTGCCTCATGGTGGCCTTCCTCATCCTCTTTGCCATGTGA